A region of the Arenibacter antarcticus genome:
AGTAGGCTTAACGGCCCCGGCTGTTGGTGAGCGTGTGAAGAAGATGGAAGACATCGGGATTATCTCTGGATATAAGGCGGTCGTGTCCCATTCTCATACGGGATATCAACTTAAGGCAATCATTACATTGCGTGCCTTTATGGGGAAATTAAAGCCGTTTTTGGAGGCGGTCAATTCTTTTGAGGAGGTGATAAATTGCTATCGGATCACAGGGAATGAGAATATCATAATGATGGTCGTATTAAAGGATCAATTTCACCTAGAGAAATTTATTGATAAACTTATTCAATATGGGGAAACAAGAACCCATATTGTCCTTTCGGATGTAGTTTCCAATGCCCCTATCAAAAAAAGGGATATTTAGAGAAATTTCCAGATAACTGCAATTAAAAACTTAGAGACCGCTAAATAAATACTTATCTTTAGAGAGTATGAGTATTGGGACGACCTATTCATGGGTCAGTGGATCCAATCCTAACCTGCTTCACAGCTGTTTCGGCGAATTCTGATATGGATTAAATCGATGCCAGGGCATAAGGCTAATATTCAATAGCTAAAAAATAGTCAACTAGGATAAAGTTGATCTAAAGGGGGAATAAGCAGTTAACTACTGCCTCTATTTTTTTAAATCGCATTATGTTAGATAAAGTTACCCATATACAATTCAGAAAGTCTTTGTGCTTTGCACTTTTGGCCTTGTTGCTGGCATTCCCTATTATGGCGCAAGAAAAACCTGAACTTAAAATTGGCGGGGCATTGCGTTTCAATTATAACTTGTCCTCTTGGAAAGAGGGTCAGAAAAAACGTGGAGGAGATTTTGGCTATGATATGTTCAGGATAAATGTCGAAGCTGCCTATAAAGGGATATTTTTGAACGCCGAATACAGATTGTATTCTAATGATTTTGGAGGCGGATTCTTAAAGCAGGGATGGGTAGGTTACTATTTTAATGAATTAGATCAAATTCATATTGGTTTAACCCAGGTGCCTTTTGGAATTCAACAGTACAATTCTCACAACTGGTTTTTCAACCTGTCCTATTATATGGGATTGGAAGATGACCATGATATGGGTGTGAAATACATACATGCAGGAGAGAAATTTGAATATCAACTTGCATTCTTCAAAAATGCGGAAGAATTGAGATTTGGCAATAATTCCGAAACTTCCCCAAATCGATATTCTTATGATATCACAGGTAGAAACAAAGAGGTAAATCAATTCAACGGAAAATTTATCTACAAATTTGGAATAGATTCGGCAAGTAGATTGGGTATTTCCATGGAATATGGTGGCCTCTATAATCTTGATACCGAAGAAATGGGAGATCACAAAGCTTTTGCAGCACATTACGAAATAACCAAAGGGAAATGGAGTGGAAAAGCACAATTTATTACTGCTTCACATAACCCAGCCAATGCCGAAGGAGAAGCT
Encoded here:
- a CDS encoding Lrp/AsnC family transcriptional regulator, which translates into the protein MKTKIDVLNWKILKFLQENARESFANIGRKVGLTAPAVGERVKKMEDIGIISGYKAVVSHSHTGYQLKAIITLRAFMGKLKPFLEAVNSFEEVINCYRITGNENIIMMVVLKDQFHLEKFIDKLIQYGETRTHIVLSDVVSNAPIKKRDI